The nucleotide window TTGCCTGGGCCGGCAACAACCGCCGCTTGGCCAAAGACTACGAACGGAAAACGCAGCATGCCAACGCCTGGCTCTACCTAGCCAACATCCGACGACTCACCAAGCTAACTTAAACAGCTTCTTACATGAACAGCCTCCCCACTACCGACGACAGCACCGTGGGGCTGCCGGCTCAGGACCACGAGTAGCAAAGAGGCTATTATCTTACTCGGTTGTGGCAACAGTCAATAGTTGCCCGAAGAATATTCCTATTGTGGTGCTAAAGCCAATGCTGCCCCCGCTGGCAAGAGCCTTTCGCGCGTGCAAGGTTATTACTAAACCATTATCACCAGTATCATTTTTGCGTAAGCCCGACAGTGCAGTCCGTGCCATCCTTGAAATGCAGAAAGCCGCGTTGCAGCGCGGCTTTCTGTCTTGCCTGTATAGGCTCTCACATCACTCACTCACTGAATTTTACGAGACACCCAAGATATAGGTTAAGAATATACCACGCAACCTATTTCTCAGTTATTTCACTCTGGCTTTCACAGTATCCCACGAGCTAACGTATGTTAGGTTTGTTTTAGCATATTTCCGCGAAGGCCGAATTATTATCCTGGCCGAGGGACATACTTAGTGTAGCAAAGCCCCCGGCAGATGCTACGCAGCATCCGCCGGGGGCTTGTCATACTTGGTGGCTGGCAACAGCTACGGCGTAACTACTATTTTCTGGTTGGCCAGCCGCTGACCGTTGCCACCCCGCAGCAGCACGTGATACATACCGGCGGGCAGGTGCTGCACCAGTAGCTGCTGCCCTAGCTGCAACACCGGATACTCGCGCACCAGCCGCCCCTGGTTGTCGAGGATACGCACCGACTGCCCCAGCTGCGGCAGGCCCGTGAGGGCAACCTGCAAAACACCAGCTGCGGTAGCCGGGTTGGGGTACACCTGCAGCGCGTAGCTGGCCGCGCCCAGCTCGGCCACCACCACTTCCGATATCTTCTGATGCCCGTCCAGGTCTACCTGCCGCAGGCGGTAGTAAAGCTTGGCGGCACCCAGCTTACCGGCCTGCGCGTCGCGCAGGGTGTAGGTACGGGCCTGCGAGTTGCTGCCGGCGGCCTGCACCTGGCCTACTGCCACAAATTCATTAGCGCCGGCCTGGGTGGCCCGCTCCACTATAAAGTGGCTGCTTTGCTGCTCTGAGGCCGTACGCCACTGCAGCAGTACGCTGCCACCCTGCACCTGGGCCTGCCAGGCGGTAAGCTCCACGGGCAGCACCACGGGCGTTACGATGTTATTGGGAAAGCCGTACGGACGGTCATCGGCCAGCCCGTAGTACATGCGCACGTCACCGAGGGCACTGAGGCCGTTATTTACTTCCAGCTCCACCCACGAAAAATCCTGCGTGGTCCGGAGCGTCAGCTCACTCTTGTTGCCGCCCAGCACCGCCAGCTGCAGGGCCGAGGCTCCGCTGGCGCTTTCGAGCAGGGTGTTGCCATCGGGCCCGCCGTAAGTGTTGATACGAAAGTTATTGAGCAGGCTGGCGTCGAGCAGGCCTTCCCCCAGCTGCAGCACCACGCCGGCGGTATTGCCGGCCTGGCCGGTGCCATTCAGCTTTACTTTGAGGCGCTGCGTACCCAACACGTTTACCAGACTGGTAATCTTGGCATAGTCCGTTGTGGAGGCATTGGCGGCATTCTGCGGGTTTATAATGCCATTTACCGTTCCATTGATATTCACCGACAGTACACTGTTGGACCGAGCCTGAAAGTCCTGGGTTGGCGTGGCGGTGGTATTGTCGGAAAGCGTAATGGTTTCGGCCTCGAAAGCCCGCGGCTCAATTCCGAAACCGTAGTACAGACGCACATTATTCAGAGCGCTCAGCAGCTCTGTCCGGCTGATAGAAACCCGGTCAAAGGCTTCGCTGGTGGCAAAGCTCACGTAGTAGCGGTTGCTGCCGTCGGGCAAGAGATTAAGGCGCAGCAGGGAGGCGCCGCTAAATGTTTCCTGCTCCTCATCACCGAGGTAGGTGCGCACCTGCAGGCCGGCCAGTACGCTGGCGTCGAGCAGGCCGCCATTGCCAATCACAAACCCCGCGTGGTAGCCGGCTGGAGCAATACCTTCCAAACCAACGTTCAGCGTGGCCGGGCAGCTTACATCAACGGCGCTGCCAAAAGAAGCGTAGTTGGAAGTCAGGTCCGTGTCGGTGGCCCGCTCGGGGTGTGCTACGGCCGTATTCAGGCACAAGCCCAGCGCACCCGGCGATACGGCCGTGCTGGCACTGTTGGTACGCGACAGGTAGCCCTGCACCTCATTCTGGTTGCTGTTGCTGATGCCGTAGGCGTAGTATACCCGCAGGTCGTGCTGGTTGAAGATGTCGATGCTGGCGGTCTGGTAATACTCCAGCTTTATCTCATCGAAAGCCTGCGGGGCCTCAAACTCCAGGCGCGTAGGCCGGCTGGAGCCAATAGCGGGCTTGAGCAGGTTCATATCCACCACCATCTTGTCTTTCTCCACGCCCTTGGCATACGTGGTAATACGCGCCCCACCCAGCAGGTTGAGGCTGAGTACCGTAGCCGTGCCGCTCACTACTACCCCCGCCCGACTGTACGCCGGAACCGTACCGTTGAGCTTCATAGAGATGGAAGCTGAGCCCGCAATGATGCCCAGATCCAGGGTGGCAAAATTGTCGAGGGCCGCGTCAGTAGCTCGTTCTTTGTTGTTTACTTTGGTACAAACCACCGTAATACAACTGGTGGCAACCACGGGCGGTGCCCCGGTTACAGAATAGTACGTCACGGGGTCGGCGGCGGTGGCCTGCAGCCAGGAAATCAGGGCCAGGAAAGTCAGAATACCGCGGCGACGGGCGGCGGCACAAACAGGAAGAAGGCTCATAGCAAACTGCGTTAAAGTGTATCCACTGGGCAGTCTGACTTACAAGCTGTTTGCCATCTTCAATAAAGCATGCCAAAACCCTGCTAATCGTCTAATAGTGCAGCTAGCCACAACCTGTATTTCCCAAAATGGGAAATACAGGTAAATATTAGAGAATGACTATTATACAAAACGTGGCTCGTTTTTTCAGCAACAAGATTTTGAAAATCAGATATTTAGCAAAGTTCTAAGCTAAACACTCCAAATTAGCCAAACAGGCCACATCTGGGCCCCTATAGATTATCGTAGGTTATAGTTAAGCTTCCCACCTTACCGCTGCTATTTCTATGCCCATTGCTACGCCGGCCTTCCGCATATTCATCGTTGAAGATAATGAGTGGTACGGCCAGCTGCTGGCTTACCGCCTCAACCAGAACCCCGACTACACGGTTACCCGGTTTGCCTCGGCCCAGGAGTGCCTGAGCCAGCTCGCGCAGAAGCCTGACCTGATCAGCCTAGACTATGGCCTCCCCGACATGGCTGGGGATGAGGTTTTTCGCCGCATCAAGGTGCAGCTGCCTGACGTGGCGGTAGTCGTTATATCGGCCCAGGAAGACGTGCGCACGGCCATTTCCCTGTTGCGCCAGGGAGCCTACGATTATTTGGTGAAGGACGAAGACACCCCGGACCGCCTCTGGCATGTGGCGGGCAACGTACAGCGGCAGGTGACGCTGCGCCGCGAAAACGAGCAGCTACGCCAGCAGCTGGGCCAGGCCACCGACCCGCGCCGGACGCTCTTGGGCTGTAGCCCACAGATGCAGCAGCTGCAGGGACTGATTGAAAAAGCGGGCCGCACCAACATCAGCGTGTCGCTGACGGGCGAAACCGGCACGGGCAAAGAACTGGTAGCCAAAGCCATTCATGCCCTTTCGGAGCGGCGCACCGGTGCCTTTGTGGCCGTGAACGTGGCCGCCATCCCGCGGGAGCTGCTGGAAAGTGAGCTGTTCGGGCACGAGAAAGGCGCCTTTACGGGTGCCGTGAGTCGCCGGGTGGGCCGGTTTGAGGAAGCCCACCAGGGCACCCTGTTTCTGGACGAAATTGCCGACCTCGACTTCAGCCTGCAGTCGAAGCTGCTGCGGGCCCTGCAGGAGCGCGAAGTGTACCGGGTAGGAGGAAACTCCGCCATTCGCTTTGATGCCCGCCTAATTGTGGCCACGCACCACGACCTGGCCGAGCGGGTGCGGCAGGGCGCCTTCCGGGAGGATTTGTTTTACCGTCTGCTAGGCCTGCCTATTGCGCTGCCGCCCCTGCGCGAGCGGGGCGACGACGTGCTGCTGCTGGCTGAGGCCTTTCTGCGCGACTTTGCGGCCCGCAACAACTTGGCCGTGCATTCTTTTTCGCCCGCTGCCTGCCTCAAGCTCCAGCAATACGCTTTTCCTGGCAACGTGCGCGAGCTGAAAGCCGTGGTGGAGCTGGGCGCCGTGCTGGCCGAGGGCGACACTATCGAGCCGGCGGACCTGCAGCTGCGGTCTACTTCGCCCGCTGCCAGCCCGGACACTCCTGCGCCCTTGCGTGCTCAGGTGGCCAGCATTGTACAGCGCTGCCTCGATGCAAACCAAGGCAACATCCTGCAGGCAGCGGCCCAGCTTTGCATCGGCAAGTCCACGCTGTACCGCATGCTCCAGAACAAGGAAGTGTATATCAAGTAAGTATCTGTATCTGACTTTATGGCCGACCGCTCCGCTGCCGCTTCCCGCCACCTGCATCATAAGCTAGCCCAGGCCCGGCGCCTGCTGGGCGAGACCCGCACCCAGTTGCACCAGGCTCGTCTGCACACCACCCGGCTGCAGCAGGCTGCCGCCACCCAGGCGGCCGCCCTGCTGCACACCCTTGACAATGCTATTATCGTAGCCGGCTCCGACCTGCGCGTTTCCCTGGTCAGCCCGGCTTACTGCCACCTGTTTGGGCTGCCGCAGCCGTATATTCACTACCTGGGTGCGCCAGTGGGCGAAGTGCTTGAGCAGTTTACCATCGGATTTCAGCACCCCGACGAAGCGGTGAAGCTGCACCGCCACGCCCTGGAGCAGCAGGTACCCCTGCAGGACGCGCTGCTGTCCCTGGCCAATGGGCGCATTTTGAAGCTCAACTACCTGCCCGTGGCCGAGCAAGGCGTGGTGGCCCTGCACCTGTGGAGCTACCAGGACGTGACGCAGCAGCAGCACCTGCAGGCTCATATCAGTCAGCTTTCCCGCCTGGCCGAGTTCAGCCCCCACCCCATTATCTGCTACACGCCGGCCGGCCATCCGCAGTATTTCAATCCCGCGGCCGGGCCCGTGCTGGAGGAGCTCACCGCTCAGCCTTCCCAGGAAGGCAACCAGTTTCTGCGCCATGAGCTGACGGCGGCCCTGGCGGCGGGCCAGACGCGCTTCCGGCAGTTTGCCCTGAACGACCACGTGTACTACTGGACGGTGGTGCCGCTGCTTACGGAAGATTGCGTGAACGTGTACCTCACCGATTTCACGGATCAGCAGCGCCTTACCACCGAGCTGGCCAGCAGCCAGCGCCTGCTGGAGCGCGTGCTGGAAACGGCACCGAACGTTGTCTACACCTTTGATCTGCTGGAAGAGCGGGTTACGTACTGCAACCGGCACATGTACGACCTGCTGGGCTATACCGAGCAGGAACTCATGGCCATGGGCGTGGAGGAGTGGCAGCAGCTGCTCGCGGCCGAGGACCGCACCCCCATGCGCGACTACTGGCACGCCATGCGGTCCGCCGCCGACGGCGAAATCCGAACGATGGAGTACCACGTTTACCATCGCAACGGCGCCCGCCTATGCCTGCGCACCAGCACTACCCCGCTGGAGCGCGACGCCTCAGGCCAGGCCTGGCTGGCGGCCGGGGCCCTGGAAGACATTACCAAATGGAAGCAGGCCGAAGCCCAGCGCCGGGCCATCAACCGGGGATTGGCGGAGAAAAACCGGCTGTTTCAGCAGATCATCGACACCTCGCCCCAGCTTATTTTCATCCGGGATAACCAGGGCCGTTTTCAACTGGCCAATCAGGCAGCCGCAGACTTCTACGGCGTCTCGAAAAGGCAGCTGCTACGCGGCACCTATGCCGATGTGATGCCCGACGAAGAAGTGCGCACGCGGCTGCTGGAGCAGGATCAGCAGGTTATTCAGGCACGGATAGAGCTTTCCACCGAAGAGCATTTTGAGTGGCACGACGGGCGTGAGCGGTGGTTTCAGTGCCTGAAGCAGCCGTTTGTGCTGGCCGATGGCACGGTGCAGGTGCTGGCGGTAGCCAGCGAAATAACGGCGCAGAAACAGGTCAATGCCGAGCTGCGGCAGGCCAAGGAAACCGCCGAGCAGACGGCCCGCGTCAAGCAGGAGTTTTTGGCTAATATCAGCCACGAGATTCGCACGCCCATGCACGGCATTCTGGGCGTAGCCAACCTGCTGGGCCGCACTCCGCTCACCGATGAGCAGCGCGAGTTTGTGCAGCACATTCAGGAATCGGCCGAAAACCTGCTGGTGGTGATAAACGACGTGCTGGACGTGTCGCAGCTGCTGACGGGCAAAATTAAGCTGGAGGAGCGGGTGTTCGACGTGCGCGACGTGCTGCGCCGCAGCGCGGAGGCGGTGCGCTTCCGGGTTGAGGAAAAAGGCATCAGCCTGCATTTGGAGCTGCCCGCCCCCGACGTGCCCACCCAGGTGCTCGGCGACCCGTACCGCCTCACCCAGATCCTGCTGAACCTGCTCAGCAACGCCGTTAAATTCACGAACCAGGGCCACGTGACCCTACGCTGCGAGCCGCTGCCCCACCAAGCCAAGATGTGCTGCTTTGCCTTTGTAGTGGAAGATACCGGTATTGGCATTGCGGCCTCGCAGCTCGAAGAAATGTTTGAGCCCTTCACCCAGGCCTCAGCCAGCACGGCCCGGCGCTACGGTGGCACTGGCCTGGGGCTGAGCATCAGCAAAGGGCTGGTAGAGCGGCTGGGCGGCACCATCACGGCCCACAGCCAGGTACAGCAGGGCAGCACGTTCCGGGTAGAGCTGCCGCTGCAGCCGGTTATCGGCCCGGCTACGGCCGCCCCTACGGCCGTGGAGCAGCCCCCACTCGGACCCCACCGCCTTCTGCTGGTGGAAGACAACGCGGTGAGCTTGTTTCTGACGAAAAAGCTGCTGGCCAACTGGGGGCTGGTGGTAGATGCGGCCCCCAGCGGAGCCGAGGCCCTGGAGCTGTTCCGGGCGCATTCGTACGCGCTGGTGCTGATGGATATCCAGATGCCCGAAATGGACGGCATCACCACCACCCACCACCTGCGCCAGCACCCCGATGCGCAGCGAGCGGCCACGCCGGTAGTAGCCCTCACGGCCAACGCGCTACCCGATCAGACGCAGCTGTACCGGGCTGCGGGCTTCCAGGCTTTCCTGTCCAAGCCCTTCTCCGACCAGCAACTGTATGTGCTGCTGCAGCACCACTTGCCCGCTAAGGCGCATATTACGGAGCAGCTGTTCGATTTAAAAAACATTCAACTGGTAGCCCAGGGCGACGAGGCCTTTATCCGGCACATGATGCAGCTCTTCATCGACACGGCCCCGCCGGCCCTGGCTAAGCTGGAAGGCTTCTACGCGCAGCAGCAGTGGCAGCGCGTGGCCGAAATGGCGCACCACCTCAAAAGCAGCTTTTACTCGCTCAACGTGCGCAGCCTGCTGGAGCCTATCCGGGAGTTGGAAGCCGCCGCCAGCCACCCGCACGTAGATGCCGGGCACGTAGCCACCCTTATCCAGTACATCCGGCAGGTGGCGGAAACCGTGATAGAGCAGCTCCGTTCGCAGATTGGCGCCTGAAGGCCGGCAACTCAGCGCCTGGCACCGAAACTACCCATGAGCTTTTGTGGTTTACTCTGTAGTTTCTACCTCTGCCGACCGGCAAGCGTAGTTGTTTTTTGTACTTTTAACACCCCTGCTTTATGATTCTGCTTGTTTCCGTGGGTATTACCCTGGTTGCCGTGCTGGCCGCCCAGGCCGTTCGGGTTACTGGCCAGCCCGAGCTGCAGCCCGTTCGGGTGCGCAGCCGCCGCTAGCGCCCTTTTCTCTTGCCAATTGATGAGCCTTTCCTGCCCGGGAAAGGCTTTTTTTTGAACAACATTCGGGCCTTCCCTGCTGCTGTCTGAATCACATAAAAAACCGTGCGGCCACCCCAAATAGGAGCAGCCGCACGGCTTATAAATAAACTCTCGCCGGAACTAGCGAATCACGAGCTTGCGCATGGTGCTGGTATTGTCGGAGTCGAGCTTGACGTAGTAGAGGCCGCTGGCGAACTTGCTCAGGTCGAGCGTGCGGGTAAAACGGTCGTTGAGCTCCGTCACGGTTTCGCGGTATACCACGGTGCCGATGATGTTTAGCACCCGCAGCTCCAGCTTACGGCCTTTGAAACCCAGTACCGATACCTGCACGATACCCGTGCTGGGATTGGGATACACCAACAGGTTTTTTTCCTCAAGCTGAGGTTTATTGCCTGCCTTCTCCGTGGGCTGAGCGGCCGCCTGCGACAGCAAGGCCGAGCCGGGCAGCAGGCCAAACAGCAGGAGAAAGGAAACGAAGCGTAGGAGTTTTATCATAAGGAAGGGCGCAACAAGGCGTTCAGCAATCCAGCAGGAATACTTAACGTGAAGTGTTTAATTAGGTTTGCAAAGGTAACATCCTATGGGAGAATCTGGTTAGCTATATATCCATTCTTTGAGAAAAAACCTATATAGCCGGCCTCTTTTGTATGACTTTTCTGATAATTTTTTCGTGAGCATTCTCATAATCGGTGGGGGGCTGGCCGGGCTGGCTGCAGCCCTTGACCTGGCCGGGCGCGGGCTGGCCGTTACGCTGGTGGAGCGCAAGCAATACCCTTTCCACCGGGTGTGCGGCGAATACATTTCCAACGAGGTGCTGCCTTATCTGCGCCGCCTCGGCGCCGACCCCGCCGTGCTGCGCCCGGCCCGCATTGAGCAGCTGCTGGTCAGTTCCCCGGCTGGCCGCGTGGTGCGCGCCCCGCTGGGTTTGGGCGGCTTTGGAATAAGCCGCTACCAGCTCGACTTTTTCCTGTACCAGCTGGCCCTGGAGCGTGGCGTGCAAGTGGAAACCGCCACCGTCGCCGACATAGTTTTTGATGCCGCTACGAGTACGCACCGCGCTACCCTGGCCGATGGCCGCACGCTTACGGCGCAGGTGGTGCTGGGCGCCTATGGCAAGCGGGCCAACCTCGACCGGCAGCTCAACCGCCCCTTTTTCCGGCAACGCTCCCCTTACCTGGCCGTCAAGTACCACCTGCGCTACGACTTCCCGCGCCACCTCATTGCCCTGCACAACTTCGCCGACGGCTACGCGGGCCTGTCTGCCATCGAAGACGACAAGTACTGCTTCTGCTACCTCACCACCCGCCAAAACCTTAAGCAGCACGGCACCATTCCAGCTCTCGAAACTGCCGTGCTGGCCCGCAACCCCTTTCTGGCCCGGGTATTCGGGCAAGCCGAATTCCTGTATCCGCAGCCCGAGGTTATCAACGAAATATCCTTCGCCCCGAAAGCGCCGGTGGAAAACCACGTGCTGATGTGCGGCGACGCGGCCGGGCTGATTACCCCACTGTGCGGCAATGGCATGGCCATGGCCCTGCACGGCGCGGCCCTGGCCGCCGAGCATATCCATGCCTTCGTGCGGGGCGACGTCGGGCGACCGGAGTTGGAAAGCTGCTACCGGCAGGCCTGGCAGCGGCAGTTTGGCAGCCGCCTGCGCGTGGGCCGCACCGTGCAGCGGCTGTTTGGCCGCCCCGTGATGAGCGAAGCTGGTTATTGGCGGGCTGCGCTACTGGCCAGCTGCCGTGCGGACACTTATTGGCGGCACCCACGGCCAACCGTTTTAATCCTGTTCCAGGGTACGCGGGCCTAACTCAATTAGGGCAGGCGGCGTACTTTGCGTAAACTGCACCGAATGTCCAGCTACCTGTGTGCCATTGGCACTGCTACCCCACCGCACCGCCTTGCCCAGCCCCAGATAGCCGACTTTATGGCCCAGGCGCTTCAGCTGGATGCGCCCGAAGCCCGCAAGCTCCGCGCCCTCTACCGGGTGTCGGGCATTGAGCACCGCTACTCCGTGCTGCCCGATTATGGCCAGCATAACGGTCAATACACGTTTTTTCCGAACACCCCGGGCCTGGAGCCCTTCCCAACAGTTGGGCAGCGGCTGGCTTCGTACCGGGAGCACGCGCTGCCCCTGTCGGTGGAGGCGGCCCGTGCCTGCCTGGCTCAGCTGCCGGAGTTGACATCTCAGGATATCACCCATCTTATCACGGTAAGCTGCACGGGCATGTACGCGCCGGGACTGGATATTGAGCTGGTACACGCGCTGGGCCTTTCGCCCCATGTGCAGCGCACCTGCGTGAACTTTATGGGCTGCTACGCGGCCTTCAATGCCCTGAAACTGGCCGACGCCTTCTGCCGGGCCGATGCCCAGGCGCGG belongs to Hymenobacter sp. J193 and includes:
- a CDS encoding T9SS type A sorting domain-containing protein — translated: MSLLPVCAAARRRGILTFLALISWLQATAADPVTYYSVTGAPPVVATSCITVVCTKVNNKERATDAALDNFATLDLGIIAGSASISMKLNGTVPAYSRAGVVVSGTATVLSLNLLGGARITTYAKGVEKDKMVVDMNLLKPAIGSSRPTRLEFEAPQAFDEIKLEYYQTASIDIFNQHDLRVYYAYGISNSNQNEVQGYLSRTNSASTAVSPGALGLCLNTAVAHPERATDTDLTSNYASFGSAVDVSCPATLNVGLEGIAPAGYHAGFVIGNGGLLDASVLAGLQVRTYLGDEEQETFSGASLLRLNLLPDGSNRYYVSFATSEAFDRVSISRTELLSALNNVRLYYGFGIEPRAFEAETITLSDNTTATPTQDFQARSNSVLSVNINGTVNGIINPQNAANASTTDYAKITSLVNVLGTQRLKVKLNGTGQAGNTAGVVLQLGEGLLDASLLNNFRINTYGGPDGNTLLESASGASALQLAVLGGNKSELTLRTTQDFSWVELEVNNGLSALGDVRMYYGLADDRPYGFPNNIVTPVVLPVELTAWQAQVQGGSVLLQWRTASEQQSSHFIVERATQAGANEFVAVGQVQAAGSNSQARTYTLRDAQAGKLGAAKLYYRLRQVDLDGHQKISEVVVAELGAASYALQVYPNPATAAGVLQVALTGLPQLGQSVRILDNQGRLVREYPVLQLGQQLLVQHLPAGMYHVLLRGGNGQRLANQKIVVTP
- a CDS encoding sigma-54 dependent transcriptional regulator; amino-acid sequence: MPIATPAFRIFIVEDNEWYGQLLAYRLNQNPDYTVTRFASAQECLSQLAQKPDLISLDYGLPDMAGDEVFRRIKVQLPDVAVVVISAQEDVRTAISLLRQGAYDYLVKDEDTPDRLWHVAGNVQRQVTLRRENEQLRQQLGQATDPRRTLLGCSPQMQQLQGLIEKAGRTNISVSLTGETGTGKELVAKAIHALSERRTGAFVAVNVAAIPRELLESELFGHEKGAFTGAVSRRVGRFEEAHQGTLFLDEIADLDFSLQSKLLRALQEREVYRVGGNSAIRFDARLIVATHHDLAERVRQGAFREDLFYRLLGLPIALPPLRERGDDVLLLAEAFLRDFAARNNLAVHSFSPAACLKLQQYAFPGNVRELKAVVELGAVLAEGDTIEPADLQLRSTSPAASPDTPAPLRAQVASIVQRCLDANQGNILQAAAQLCIGKSTLYRMLQNKEVYIK
- a CDS encoding PAS domain S-box protein; the encoded protein is MADRSAAASRHLHHKLAQARRLLGETRTQLHQARLHTTRLQQAAATQAAALLHTLDNAIIVAGSDLRVSLVSPAYCHLFGLPQPYIHYLGAPVGEVLEQFTIGFQHPDEAVKLHRHALEQQVPLQDALLSLANGRILKLNYLPVAEQGVVALHLWSYQDVTQQQHLQAHISQLSRLAEFSPHPIICYTPAGHPQYFNPAAGPVLEELTAQPSQEGNQFLRHELTAALAAGQTRFRQFALNDHVYYWTVVPLLTEDCVNVYLTDFTDQQRLTTELASSQRLLERVLETAPNVVYTFDLLEERVTYCNRHMYDLLGYTEQELMAMGVEEWQQLLAAEDRTPMRDYWHAMRSAADGEIRTMEYHVYHRNGARLCLRTSTTPLERDASGQAWLAAGALEDITKWKQAEAQRRAINRGLAEKNRLFQQIIDTSPQLIFIRDNQGRFQLANQAAADFYGVSKRQLLRGTYADVMPDEEVRTRLLEQDQQVIQARIELSTEEHFEWHDGRERWFQCLKQPFVLADGTVQVLAVASEITAQKQVNAELRQAKETAEQTARVKQEFLANISHEIRTPMHGILGVANLLGRTPLTDEQREFVQHIQESAENLLVVINDVLDVSQLLTGKIKLEERVFDVRDVLRRSAEAVRFRVEEKGISLHLELPAPDVPTQVLGDPYRLTQILLNLLSNAVKFTNQGHVTLRCEPLPHQAKMCCFAFVVEDTGIGIAASQLEEMFEPFTQASASTARRYGGTGLGLSISKGLVERLGGTITAHSQVQQGSTFRVELPLQPVIGPATAAPTAVEQPPLGPHRLLLVEDNAVSLFLTKKLLANWGLVVDAAPSGAEALELFRAHSYALVLMDIQMPEMDGITTTHHLRQHPDAQRAATPVVALTANALPDQTQLYRAAGFQAFLSKPFSDQQLYVLLQHHLPAKAHITEQLFDLKNIQLVAQGDEAFIRHMMQLFIDTAPPALAKLEGFYAQQQWQRVAEMAHHLKSSFYSLNVRSLLEPIRELEAAASHPHVDAGHVATLIQYIRQVAETVIEQLRSQIGA
- a CDS encoding T9SS type A sorting domain-containing protein codes for the protein MIKLLRFVSFLLLFGLLPGSALLSQAAAQPTEKAGNKPQLEEKNLLVYPNPSTGIVQVSVLGFKGRKLELRVLNIIGTVVYRETVTELNDRFTRTLDLSKFASGLYYVKLDSDNTSTMRKLVIR
- a CDS encoding NAD(P)/FAD-dependent oxidoreductase; the encoded protein is MSILIIGGGLAGLAAALDLAGRGLAVTLVERKQYPFHRVCGEYISNEVLPYLRRLGADPAVLRPARIEQLLVSSPAGRVVRAPLGLGGFGISRYQLDFFLYQLALERGVQVETATVADIVFDAATSTHRATLADGRTLTAQVVLGAYGKRANLDRQLNRPFFRQRSPYLAVKYHLRYDFPRHLIALHNFADGYAGLSAIEDDKYCFCYLTTRQNLKQHGTIPALETAVLARNPFLARVFGQAEFLYPQPEVINEISFAPKAPVENHVLMCGDAAGLITPLCGNGMAMALHGAALAAEHIHAFVRGDVGRPELESCYRQAWQRQFGSRLRVGRTVQRLFGRPVMSEAGYWRAALLASCRADTYWRHPRPTVLILFQGTRA